One window of the Anaerobranca californiensis DSM 14826 genome contains the following:
- a CDS encoding ABC transporter permease: MNNKLSSNNNLSHKIARSNLRAISSLSNKYWNKLWKREAPHFLLVLITTVTSLVMALPLFYVVYRSFFAGKDRWMRLLDTRIPSLLNNTLSLTIVVTFSATVIGVLLAFLVERCELPGKKMWQWLLALPLVIPPYVGAVTYIIVMGPRGWLFQWLGQSPFNIYSFWGVAFVLTMFTYPYVFLITSSAIKKMNANYENAARSLGLSTGEILLKVSLPLLRPAIGAGAILVALYVLSDFGAVAMLRYTTFTSAIYYQMGSYDNLSATVLSMVFIILTIGILFLESKTKGKQRYVQMSSTFKQVDILELKGFKIPAIIFIFLIFGLSFLLPITVLLYWARQGVMLGALDSRFWVYALNSIKVSSIAAIASMVLSLPIVYMKSRYPSRYTTIIDKLSYSGYSLPGVIVALGIIFLFNQYIPWLYGSYILISVAYIIRFLPQSLQGGESSLSLVSPRIDEGARSLGYPSWKVLFKVILPLIAPGVLAGGALVFVSSLKELPATLILRPPGFDTLAVRVWVDAGESLYHMAAPASLFLILVSLIPLKWMLNKY, encoded by the coding sequence ATGAATAATAAATTATCTAGTAACAACAATCTTTCCCATAAAATAGCTCGAAGTAACCTTCGGGCTATTTCCTCTCTGTCAAATAAATATTGGAATAAATTATGGAAAAGGGAAGCACCCCATTTCCTTTTAGTTTTAATCACAACTGTTACCTCTTTAGTTATGGCTTTACCTCTATTTTATGTGGTTTACCGTTCCTTCTTTGCTGGAAAGGATCGGTGGATGAGGTTATTAGACACCCGGATACCTTCGTTATTGAATAATACTTTATCTTTAACAATAGTGGTTACATTTTCTGCTACAGTAATTGGTGTTTTATTGGCTTTTTTAGTAGAACGCTGTGAATTGCCGGGGAAAAAAATGTGGCAATGGCTTTTGGCCCTTCCTTTAGTTATACCTCCATATGTAGGTGCAGTGACATATATCATAGTGATGGGTCCTAGGGGTTGGTTATTTCAATGGTTAGGCCAGTCCCCTTTCAATATCTACTCCTTTTGGGGTGTTGCCTTTGTCTTAACGATGTTTACCTATCCATATGTTTTTTTAATTACATCTTCTGCTATTAAAAAAATGAATGCAAATTATGAAAATGCTGCCAGATCCTTAGGTTTATCTACTGGAGAAATTCTTTTGAAGGTAAGTTTACCATTACTAAGACCGGCAATTGGTGCTGGAGCTATTTTGGTAGCCCTTTATGTCCTTTCAGATTTTGGGGCAGTAGCTATGTTAAGGTATACCACCTTTACATCGGCCATTTATTACCAGATGGGCAGTTACGATAATTTATCTGCTACAGTTTTGAGTATGGTATTTATAATTTTAACTATTGGTATTCTATTTTTGGAATCTAAAACAAAAGGGAAACAAAGGTATGTCCAAATGTCCAGTACCTTTAAACAAGTTGACATTTTAGAACTAAAAGGGTTTAAAATTCCTGCAATTATATTTATCTTTTTAATATTTGGTTTATCCTTTTTGCTGCCTATTACGGTGCTGTTATATTGGGCTAGACAAGGTGTAATGTTAGGGGCATTAGACTCTCGTTTTTGGGTTTATGCTTTAAACAGTATTAAAGTATCATCTATTGCGGCAATTGCTTCTATGGTACTATCTTTACCTATAGTATACATGAAATCTAGGTATCCCTCCCGCTACACAACTATTATAGATAAATTAAGTTATTCAGGATATTCATTGCCTGGTGTTATCGTTGCCTTAGGGATTATTTTTCTTTTTAATCAATATATACCATGGCTTTACGGTTCATATATTTTAATCAGTGTAGCATATATAATTAGATTTTTACCCCAATCGTTACAAGGGGGGGAATCTTCTCTAAGCCTTGTTTCTCCGAGGATAGATGAAGGGGCGAGGAGCTTAGGTTATCCTTCTTGGAAAGTTTTATTTAAAGTAATCCTTCCCCTTATAGCACCAGGTGTGTTAGCAGGTGGAGCTTTGGTTTTTGTAAGTTCCCTAAAAGAACTGCCGGCAACTTTAATTTTAAGACCACCGGGTTTTGATACTTTAGCAGTTAGAGTTTGGGTAGATGCCGGTGAATCCCTCTATCACATGGCTGCCCCAGCATCCTTATTTTTAATTTTAGTTTCTTTAATCCCCTTAAAATGGATGCTAAATAAATATTAG
- a CDS encoding stage II sporulation protein M: protein MKLLLIEIYRRYYIIIFSSFLLFMASSIIGFIFSLDREILLYNVKLTLLDILINNLGVGLLIILLGIFTFGIGGILVVIVNGFFLGLTISSSFKIYGIELTFLGILPHFVPEILATLLCCSVGFEGRKLLEENFFKNNNNLTLSKNKIITTTLLIILILYILAALIEINISYRLLRWFYE from the coding sequence ATGAAACTGTTATTGATTGAAATATACAGAAGATATTATATTATTATTTTTTCATCATTTTTATTATTTATGGCCAGTTCAATTATTGGTTTTATATTTAGTTTGGATAGAGAAATATTATTGTACAATGTTAAATTAACTTTACTAGATATTCTTATTAACAATTTAGGAGTTGGTTTATTAATAATTCTTTTAGGAATTTTTACTTTTGGAATTGGAGGTATATTAGTTGTAATAGTAAATGGTTTTTTCTTAGGATTAACAATTTCTTCAAGTTTTAAAATCTATGGTATAGAACTTACCTTTTTAGGAATTCTACCCCATTTTGTACCTGAAATTCTTGCAACCTTATTATGTTGTTCTGTCGGTTTTGAAGGCCGTAAGTTATTAGAAGAAAATTTCTTTAAAAATAATAACAATTTAACATTAAGTAAAAACAAAATAATAACAACAACTCTTTTAATTATTTTAATTTTATATATATTAGCTGCTTTAATCGAGATAAACATATCTTATAGACTTTTGAGGTGGTTTTATGAATAA
- a CDS encoding DUF2797 domain-containing protein translates to MEYGILYGMEPQLEDIVKYTINIGEEKILLNPWIGKRLKISYNGEKNCIACGRGIKKTFNQGYCYPCFRDLAENDLCIVKPHLCHFHQGTCRDPQFAQNHCFTEHYVYLAISSGVKVGITRKKTLFKRWMDQGAEEGIPIALVPDRKTAGLMEYFLSEYLNDKTDWRKMLKGESNGELPSTIEFVKDVLKKEFHPYLIEEKEITKITYPHVKPQKLKSLDLDKIGVIESKLLGIKGQYLILEDGVLNVRKHRGFNCIFNLV, encoded by the coding sequence ATGGAATATGGAATTTTATATGGTATGGAACCTCAATTAGAGGATATTGTAAAATATACTATTAATATCGGGGAAGAAAAAATATTATTAAATCCTTGGATTGGTAAAAGGTTAAAAATTAGCTATAATGGAGAAAAAAATTGTATAGCCTGTGGTCGGGGGATAAAAAAGACCTTTAATCAAGGATATTGCTATCCTTGTTTTAGGGATTTGGCGGAAAATGATTTGTGTATCGTAAAACCCCATCTATGCCATTTTCATCAAGGAACATGTAGAGATCCCCAATTTGCCCAAAATCATTGTTTTACTGAACACTATGTGTATTTAGCTATAAGTAGTGGTGTTAAAGTAGGGATAACAAGGAAGAAAACTTTATTTAAAAGGTGGATGGATCAAGGGGCAGAAGAAGGAATTCCCATAGCCTTAGTACCAGATAGAAAAACAGCAGGACTTATGGAATATTTTCTGTCAGAATATCTAAATGATAAAACCGATTGGCGGAAAATGTTAAAAGGTGAAAGTAACGGAGAATTACCTTCTACCATAGAGTTTGTAAAAGATGTCTTAAAAAAGGAATTTCACCCTTATTTGATTGAAGAGAAGGAAATAACAAAAATAACTTATCCCCATGTTAAACCCCAAAAGTTGAAATCTCTAGACTTAGATAAAATTGGTGTTATTGAATCTAAATTATTAGGGATTAAAGGGCAATATCTTATTTTAGAAGATGGGGTTTTAAATGTTAGAAAACACAGGGGTTTTAATTGTATTTTTAACTTAGTATAG
- a CDS encoding ABC transporter ATP-binding protein, with amino-acid sequence MNDIVIKNLTKRYERGQKPALNNFSLNIEKGEIVTLLGPSGCGKTTTLRLLAGFERGDGGSIEIGGKVVFDDNTWIPPEQRNIGMVFQDYALFPHLNVENNIGFGYKGKDKKQRVKEVLELVNLTGYEKRYPHQLSGGQQQRVALARALARRPVVVLLDEPFSNLDADLRICMRVEIKRILKESGTTAVFVSHDQKDALAISDKVVVIKDGEIQQVGTPREIYQYPENSFVANFVGQTNIIDGTMGENNTVITPFANIKCYHTHDILPGTKVKISIRPDSFEVCPEGELEGTLIFTVYGGDTIDGVLQITNGIYKQNIQIHIHPEKDYKIGDKLKVKILPHFVAVLQD; translated from the coding sequence ATGAATGATATTGTAATAAAAAATTTGACTAAAAGGTATGAAAGGGGACAAAAACCTGCCCTTAATAATTTTTCATTAAATATAGAAAAGGGTGAGATAGTTACCCTTTTAGGGCCCAGTGGCTGCGGGAAAACTACAACTTTAAGGTTACTGGCAGGTTTTGAAAGAGGGGATGGAGGAAGTATAGAAATAGGAGGGAAAGTAGTTTTTGATGATAATACCTGGATACCGCCAGAGCAAAGGAATATCGGTATGGTGTTCCAAGATTATGCCCTTTTCCCCCATTTAAACGTAGAAAATAATATTGGGTTTGGCTATAAAGGTAAAGATAAAAAACAAAGGGTTAAAGAGGTCTTAGAACTTGTTAATTTAACAGGCTATGAAAAAAGGTATCCCCATCAATTATCAGGGGGGCAGCAGCAAAGGGTGGCATTGGCTAGGGCATTAGCCCGCAGACCGGTAGTTGTTCTACTTGATGAACCATTCAGTAATTTAGATGCTGATTTGCGAATTTGTATGAGGGTAGAAATTAAAAGAATATTGAAAGAAAGTGGCACAACGGCAGTTTTTGTTAGCCATGATCAAAAGGATGCCTTGGCAATTTCCGATAAAGTAGTTGTCATTAAAGATGGTGAAATTCAGCAAGTAGGGACACCCCGGGAAATCTATCAATATCCAGAAAACTCCTTTGTAGCAAATTTTGTAGGGCAAACCAACATTATTGATGGGACAATGGGGGAAAATAATACTGTTATTACACCCTTTGCTAATATTAAATGTTATCATACCCATGACATTTTACCGGGAACTAAAGTTAAAATTTCCATAAGGCCAGACAGTTTTGAAGTTTGTCCAGAAGGGGAATTAGAAGGTACTTTGATTTTTACAGTCTATGGTGGTGATACCATCGATGGAGTTCTTCAGATAACTAATGGTATTTATAAACAAAATATCCAGATTCATATCCACCCTGAAAAAGATTATAAAATTGGAGATAAACTCAAGGTGAAAATACTCCCCCATTTTGTAGCGGTTCTGCAAGATTAA
- the thiS gene encoding sulfur carrier protein ThiS: MEYYSITIDQLLKNLNLKEDVVVVEVNHEIVDKRQFSSKIINEGDKVEIVSFVGGG; the protein is encoded by the coding sequence ATGGAGTATTATTCCATAACAATTGATCAGTTGTTAAAAAATTTAAATTTAAAAGAAGATGTGGTTGTTGTAGAAGTAAATCATGAAATTGTAGATAAGAGGCAATTTTCCAGTAAGATAATCAATGAAGGTGACAAGGTGGAAATCGTTTCTTTTGTAGGAGGAGGTTAA
- a CDS encoding M20 family metallopeptidase — MKDKILKFIGQREKEYFKLARYIWENPELGNQEYKAMDKLMEKLQSEGFIVEKGTAGLKTAFTAWYGGEKSGPTIALLAEYDALPQLGHGCGHNLIGVGAVLAAVSLKESVDLYGGKIMVIGTPAEETDGGKVIMVEKGVFDSVDVAMMIHPASSYESSGTSLAMEALQFDFYGKAAHGAASPHKGINALDAIVNMYVAISTLRQQLTSDIRIHGIISKGGEAANIIPDHTQGRYYVRAKEKDNLKEVIKKVKNCAHAAALATGCTVEISNYELSYDNLVSNAPLSQLFDDNLIQTGVSPDEIHKGLEHGSLDMGNVSQVVPAIHPYIKICEENIPAHTLEFKEAAGSEQGFNLFVKGIQALALTAFDLLSRQELVEEIKKEHKR, encoded by the coding sequence GTGAAGGATAAAATTTTAAAATTCATAGGACAAAGGGAAAAAGAATATTTTAAATTAGCAAGATACATATGGGAAAATCCAGAGCTTGGTAATCAAGAATACAAAGCTATGGATAAACTAATGGAAAAACTTCAATCTGAAGGCTTTATAGTGGAAAAAGGAACGGCAGGTCTAAAAACTGCATTTACAGCTTGGTATGGTGGAGAAAAGTCAGGTCCAACCATTGCCCTTTTAGCAGAATATGATGCATTACCTCAATTGGGACATGGTTGTGGCCACAATCTCATAGGAGTAGGAGCTGTTTTAGCTGCCGTTAGTTTAAAGGAATCTGTAGATCTATACGGTGGAAAAATAATGGTAATAGGTACTCCCGCAGAAGAAACCGATGGTGGGAAAGTAATCATGGTGGAAAAAGGTGTATTTGATTCAGTAGATGTAGCGATGATGATCCATCCTGCTAGCTCCTATGAAAGTAGTGGTACTTCCTTGGCTATGGAAGCACTGCAATTTGACTTTTATGGCAAAGCTGCCCATGGTGCTGCATCACCCCATAAAGGGATAAATGCCCTTGATGCAATTGTCAATATGTATGTAGCTATAAGTACACTAAGGCAGCAGTTGACCAGTGATATTAGGATCCATGGGATAATATCCAAAGGTGGAGAAGCGGCCAATATCATACCAGATCATACCCAAGGAAGGTACTATGTTAGGGCTAAGGAAAAGGATAATTTAAAAGAAGTAATTAAAAAAGTAAAAAATTGTGCCCATGCTGCCGCCTTAGCCACAGGATGTACTGTAGAAATATCTAATTATGAGTTATCTTATGATAATCTGGTTTCAAATGCTCCCCTTTCCCAGTTATTTGATGATAACTTAATTCAAACAGGAGTTTCTCCAGACGAAATTCACAAGGGTTTGGAACACGGTTCATTGGATATGGGAAATGTCAGTCAAGTAGTACCGGCAATACATCCATATATAAAAATCTGTGAAGAAAATATCCCTGCCCATACCTTAGAATTTAAGGAGGCAGCAGGTAGTGAACAAGGTTTTAATTTGTTTGTAAAAGGAATTCAGGCCTTAGCATTAACAGCCTTTGATTTATTAAGTAGGCAAGAATTAGTAGAGGAAATTAAAAAAGAACATAAGAGGTGA
- a CDS encoding HPr family phosphocarrier protein: MLERKITVTNKTGLHARPAALLVQTASKFSSDITLVKEGSEVNAKSIMGIMALGAGPGTELTIKVSGADEEEALNALLELFNSNFGE, translated from the coding sequence ATGTTAGAAAGAAAAATAACTGTAACTAACAAAACTGGTTTACATGCAAGGCCTGCTGCTTTGCTAGTACAAACTGCTTCTAAATTCAGTTCAGATATTACCTTAGTAAAAGAAGGTAGTGAAGTCAATGCTAAAAGTATTATGGGTATTATGGCATTAGGGGCAGGCCCAGGTACAGAATTGACAATTAAAGTTAGTGGTGCCGATGAAGAAGAAGCATTAAATGCCTTATTAGAACTATTTAATTCAAACTTCGGGGAATAG
- a CDS encoding mechanosensitive ion channel family protein, producing MERFQNFLDGVISIDTVLSFLNNSLRIIVILILAMYLLKLGYKLLEKFFASQKYMNERKQKTLLTISKSFLKYGVYLFAGIMILAELGFSTTSLLAGAGVVGLAIGFGAQGIVRDVITGFFILFEDQYSVGDYVKISGLSGVVTDIGIRVTKLRDFSGEVHIIPNGTVEKVTNLSLGQMRAMVDVPVAYEENLNKVFRVLEETMERIKSEFQEIVEGPTILGVSNFGDSEVNIRIVAQTAPMEQWKIERIIRLYVKEAFEENDIEIPYPRRVLIKKD from the coding sequence TTGGAAAGATTCCAAAATTTTTTAGATGGAGTGATTTCCATAGATACAGTTCTTAGTTTCTTAAATAATTCTCTTAGGATCATCGTGATATTGATTCTAGCCATGTATTTACTTAAACTTGGTTATAAATTATTAGAAAAGTTTTTCGCAAGTCAAAAATATATGAATGAAAGGAAACAAAAAACATTACTAACTATCTCTAAGAGTTTTTTAAAATACGGGGTTTATTTATTTGCTGGCATTATGATTTTAGCTGAATTAGGTTTTAGTACAACTTCCCTTTTAGCTGGTGCAGGGGTAGTGGGTCTGGCTATTGGTTTTGGAGCCCAGGGTATAGTTCGGGATGTAATAACTGGATTTTTTATCCTTTTTGAAGATCAATATTCTGTGGGAGATTATGTGAAGATATCTGGTCTTTCCGGGGTAGTGACAGATATTGGCATCAGGGTAACAAAACTTAGGGATTTTTCAGGAGAAGTTCATATAATTCCAAACGGGACTGTAGAAAAGGTTACCAACTTATCTTTAGGGCAAATGAGGGCGATGGTGGATGTCCCAGTAGCCTATGAAGAAAATTTGAACAAAGTATTTAGGGTTTTGGAAGAGACTATGGAAAGGATTAAATCAGAATTTCAAGAAATAGTGGAAGGGCCAACTATTTTAGGGGTATCAAATTTTGGTGACAGTGAAGTTAATATTCGCATTGTTGCCCAAACTGCTCCTATGGAACAGTGGAAAATTGAAAGGATAATTAGACTTTACGTTAAAGAAGCCTTTGAAGAAAATGACATAGAAATCCCATATCCAAGACGGGTCTTGATTAAAAAAGATTAA
- a CDS encoding thiamine phosphate synthase: MLYLVTNRKLAKINFYRVIEEAVAGGVDTIILREKDLSTDELKKMAIKVKESIILSSAFNLS, from the coding sequence ATGTTGTATTTAGTGACCAATAGAAAACTTGCTAAAATCAATTTTTATCGAGTAATTGAAGAAGCAGTGGCAGGTGGGGTAGACACCATTATTCTCAGAGAAAAAGATTTATCTACTGATGAGTTAAAAAAGATGGCAATAAAAGTAAAGGAATCCATTATTTTAAGTTCTGCTTTCAACCTATCCTGA
- a CDS encoding helix-turn-helix domain-containing protein: MTQKEITRLRVVNQTIDKVITIREAAELLNLSERQVIRLKKGVLKEGPAFIIHKNRGRKPQHALSDELNFSQ; encoded by the coding sequence ATGACACAAAAAGAAATAACCCGTTTAAGAGTGGTAAATCAAACAATTGATAAGGTCATAACTATCAGAGAAGCAGCTGAGCTTTTAAACCTCAGTGAACGCCAAGTAATAAGGTTGAAAAAGGGGGTTTTGAAGGAAGGGCCTGCCTTCATTATCCATAAAAACAGAGGTAGGAAGCCTCAACATGCACTCTCTGATGAACTCAATTTCTCCCAATAA
- the thiC gene encoding phosphomethylpyrimidine synthase ThiC, with protein sequence MRYTTQMDAAKKGIITNEMKTVSEKEGIDVNRLRELVAKGRIVIPANKNHKNLSPEGVGEGLRTKINVNLGISKDCPDVEKELEKVRVALDMKAEAIMDLSSFGKTETFRRKLVEMSPAMIGTVPIYDAVGFYDKELQDITAEEFLKVVEKHARDGVDFVTIHAGINRETATTFKRNKRLTNIVSRGGSLMYAWMELNQQENPFYQYFDELLEICQEYDLTLSLGDALRPGSIHDATDASQIKELIILGELTLRAWEKNVQVMIEGPGHMAINEIPANIVLEKKLCHGAPFYVLGPIVTDVAPGYDHITSAIGGAIAASYGADFLCYVTPAEHLRLPTMEDMKEGIIASKIAAHAGDIAKNIKGAREWDHAMSRARQQLNWEKMFQLAIDPEKARRYRAESQPEHEDSCTMCGKMCSMRNMNKVMEGKNINLLREDA encoded by the coding sequence ATGCGTTATACAACCCAAATGGATGCAGCCAAAAAAGGCATTATTACAAATGAAATGAAGACTGTTTCAGAAAAGGAAGGTATAGATGTCAATCGATTAAGGGAACTTGTAGCAAAAGGAAGAATTGTTATTCCTGCTAATAAGAACCACAAAAATTTAAGTCCTGAAGGTGTAGGTGAGGGTCTGCGTACAAAAATTAATGTTAATCTAGGTATATCGAAGGATTGTCCAGACGTGGAGAAGGAGCTGGAAAAGGTAAGGGTTGCCCTTGATATGAAGGCAGAGGCAATTATGGATTTAAGTTCCTTTGGAAAAACTGAAACTTTTAGAAGAAAATTAGTGGAAATGTCACCGGCTATGATTGGAACAGTGCCCATTTACGATGCAGTTGGTTTTTATGATAAGGAGCTGCAGGATATAACTGCAGAAGAATTTTTGAAGGTAGTAGAAAAACATGCTAGGGATGGGGTTGATTTTGTAACCATTCATGCAGGAATTAATCGGGAAACAGCAACAACATTTAAAAGAAATAAAAGATTAACTAATATTGTTTCTAGGGGAGGCTCCCTCATGTATGCCTGGATGGAATTAAATCAACAAGAAAACCCATTTTATCAATATTTTGATGAATTATTAGAGATTTGTCAGGAATATGATTTAACATTAAGTTTGGGAGATGCTTTAAGACCAGGAAGCATTCATGATGCAACAGATGCTAGTCAGATTAAAGAATTAATTATATTGGGTGAACTTACCTTGAGGGCATGGGAAAAAAATGTTCAAGTGATGATAGAAGGACCCGGACACATGGCTATTAATGAAATTCCTGCTAATATAGTACTGGAGAAGAAACTTTGCCACGGAGCACCCTTTTATGTATTAGGACCCATTGTTACGGATGTTGCTCCAGGATATGATCATATAACAAGTGCCATTGGAGGTGCTATTGCAGCCAGTTATGGAGCAGATTTTCTCTGTTATGTTACACCGGCAGAACACCTTAGATTACCTACTATGGAGGATATGAAAGAGGGAATCATTGCATCGAAAATTGCAGCCCATGCCGGTGATATTGCTAAAAATATTAAAGGAGCAAGAGAATGGGATCATGCCATGAGTAGGGCACGTCAGCAGTTAAATTGGGAAAAGATGTTTCAACTTGCTATAGATCCAGAAAAAGCTAGAAGGTACCGGGCCGAATCACAACCAGAGCATGAGGATAGCTGTACGATGTGTGGTAAAATGTGTTCTATGAGGAATATGAACAAAGTTATGGAGGGGAAAAATATTAATCTGTTAAGGGAAGATGCCTAA
- a CDS encoding ABC transporter ATP-binding protein, translating into MNKILDISNLKFSYNKDKEIFSNFSLSIKEREKIFLNGPNGSGKTTLFKIMTNIIENDSLTYNLYFKGKNCNFNQIKKSFIYIPDKTYLLEPISGYKNIEFFKLLWKEDDNYYKIVYNLCEAFNLENSLKELVENFSLGMKQKLFLATLLARKGDVILLDEPYNNLDASSREFLTNYLIKERKEAFILASHTLPENISFDKIINL; encoded by the coding sequence ATGAATAAAATCTTAGATATTTCAAATTTAAAGTTCAGTTATAATAAAGATAAAGAAATATTTTCGAATTTTAGCCTTTCAATTAAAGAAAGGGAAAAAATCTTTTTAAATGGTCCTAACGGTTCCGGTAAAACAACTTTGTTTAAAATCATGACAAATATTATAGAAAATGATTCATTAACATACAATCTTTATTTTAAAGGGAAAAATTGCAACTTCAATCAAATTAAAAAGTCTTTTATCTACATTCCTGATAAAACCTATTTATTAGAGCCTATTTCAGGCTATAAAAATATTGAATTCTTTAAATTATTGTGGAAAGAAGATGATAATTACTATAAGATAGTGTATAATCTTTGTGAAGCTTTCAATTTAGAAAATAGTTTAAAGGAATTAGTAGAAAACTTTTCTTTAGGAATGAAACAAAAACTCTTTTTAGCTACTTTACTAGCTAGAAAAGGAGATGTTATTTTATTAGATGAGCCTTATAATAATTTAGATGCTTCAAGTCGAGAATTTTTAACTAATTATTTAATTAAAGAAAGAAAAGAAGCTTTTATCCTTGCATCCCATACTCTCCCAGAAAACATTTCTTTTGATAAAATAATCAATTTATAA
- a CDS encoding extracellular solute-binding protein encodes MKKILALISLIFVVLVAVGCSQQGGNDTNELVVYSSRNETFVQQLLDKFQDETGITVRALHAGEGVFNRIKEEKNNVQGDIIIANDIGALEHLRMEGLLQGYKPQNVESIPEQFRAEDNSWIALSARTRVFIYNKDLITEEEMPKTVWELTDEKWKGQFAITRGGNGGMIGHVSALRYEWGDEKTSQWLSIIKDNAGAIMQGHGDIRRAVGAGEFKFGLVNNYYYHQQLREPENNNVGVIYPDQGEGEMGAVVNAAGVGFIKGAPNDKNAKIFLDWLLKPENQKAFSYASLEVPINPEIEAIPEAKKISEYKVHGMPLRDLGKYWLDTRQLIEKSGLDLEIR; translated from the coding sequence ATGAAAAAGATTTTAGCACTTATATCTTTAATTTTTGTAGTTTTAGTTGCAGTAGGTTGTAGTCAACAGGGGGGAAATGATACTAACGAGTTAGTAGTGTATTCTTCCCGAAATGAAACTTTCGTACAACAGTTATTAGATAAATTCCAAGATGAAACGGGAATTACTGTTAGGGCATTACATGCCGGTGAAGGTGTTTTCAACAGAATTAAAGAAGAAAAAAATAATGTTCAAGGTGATATAATAATTGCCAATGATATTGGTGCACTAGAACATCTAAGAATGGAAGGTTTACTACAAGGTTACAAACCTCAAAATGTAGAAAGTATTCCAGAACAATTTAGAGCAGAAGACAATTCTTGGATAGCCCTTTCTGCCCGTACCCGGGTATTCATCTACAATAAAGACTTAATTACAGAAGAAGAAATGCCTAAAACTGTTTGGGAATTAACCGATGAAAAATGGAAAGGTCAATTTGCTATAACCCGCGGTGGCAATGGTGGAATGATCGGTCACGTATCTGCTTTAAGATATGAATGGGGTGATGAAAAGACTTCCCAATGGTTAAGTATTATTAAAGATAATGCAGGGGCAATAATGCAAGGCCATGGCGATATCAGGAGAGCGGTAGGAGCTGGAGAATTTAAATTTGGTTTAGTTAATAATTACTACTACCATCAACAACTTAGAGAACCGGAGAATAATAACGTAGGGGTTATTTATCCTGATCAAGGGGAAGGAGAAATGGGAGCAGTAGTAAATGCCGCTGGAGTAGGTTTTATTAAAGGTGCTCCTAATGACAAAAATGCAAAAATCTTTTTAGATTGGTTATTAAAACCTGAAAATCAAAAGGCTTTCTCCTATGCTTCTTTAGAAGTACCAATAAATCCAGAGATCGAAGCTATCCCAGAAGCTAAGAAAATAAGTGAATATAAAGTTCATGGAATGCCCCTTAGAGATTTAGGAAAATACTGGTTAGATACAAGGCAATTAATTGAAAAATCTGGTTTAGATTTAGAAATCAGATAA
- a CDS encoding helix-turn-helix domain-containing protein: protein MTQKEITRLRVVNQTIDKVITIREAAELLNLSERQVIRLKKGVLKEGPAFIIHKNRGRKPQHALSD from the coding sequence ATGACACAAAAAGAAATAACCCGTTTAAGAGTGGTAAATCAAACAATTGATAAGGTCATAACTATCAGAGAAGCAGCTGAGCTTTTAAACCTCAGTGAACGCCAAGTAATAAGGTTAAAAAAGGGGGTTTTGAAGGAAGGGCCTGCCTTCATTATCCATAAAAACAGAGGTAGGAAGCCTCAACATGCACTCTCTGATTAA